The Virgibacillus sp. MSP4-1 genome has a segment encoding these proteins:
- a CDS encoding DUF1128 domain-containing protein — MNLNEVSEQNLSFMVEELMNDLQVINRGVLDPKYFDVKDYHEIKSVYEMVKSKGQLSVPEIQAIIEELRKYRVKE; from the coding sequence GTGAACTTAAATGAAGTATCCGAGCAGAATTTATCATTTATGGTTGAAGAACTTATGAATGATTTACAAGTTATTAATCGGGGTGTATTGGACCCTAAGTATTTCGATGTCAAAGATTATCATGAAATAAAGTCGGTCTATGAAATGGTTAAAAGCAAGGGTCAATTAAGTGTACCGGAAATACAGGCCATCATTGAAGAACTGAGAAAATACAGAGTCAAGGAATAG